The following is a genomic window from Calliphora vicina chromosome 5, idCalVici1.1, whole genome shotgun sequence.
caataaaaaccaactTGATTTTAGAAAACCCCACTAAGAACAAACCCTAAACTAATGGGCTTCTTACcaattgcaataaaaatgtCCTCTACTCCCCTCAGTATCATATAGAGAAATCGCAAACATAACGCCCCACCATGCATCGCATACAACGAAAACCCTCTAGTGAAACCTTGACCAGTGTCGGCATGGATAGTACACTGGATTCACGCATGTCTAGTGCCGAAGTGCCGCAAATGGAATTGCTCAAGGTCAACTATGTGCATCAGTGCAAAGAAGCATTTATGACCAAAACGGGTTCAGTACCCAATTACAATTTTATGGAATTTAAGAAATGTTCACCCCATCCTCTAACACCCTTGTCACATGCCCTACCCCCTGTAAATCGCAAAAATATAGCCCGGGTTACGGTAAATCGTCTAGAGGCGCC
Proteins encoded in this region:
- the LOC135959739 gene encoding uncharacterized protein LOC135959739, with translation MHRIQRKPSSETLTSVGMDSTLDSRMSSAEVPQMELLKVNYVHQCKEAFMTKTGSVPNYNFMEFKKCSPHPLTPLSHALPPVNRKNIARVTVNRLEAPNKPLPPPPPTVESWQFLQNSKRTTNSPPNH